Proteins from a genomic interval of Oceanispirochaeta crateris:
- a CDS encoding LEA type 2 family protein, with product MVPFLRKISVIGLVALLSSSCVSIKEIIQEPEVSIIDVSISELSYFDITLEMELLVSNPNPVGIQLAGLDYDLLLDEVSFIKGDQDDEITVAAGGTSTVVIPITMNYQNLYQTVSSLADSRDADYQIVTGLSFMLPVLGKQRLELSHQGQFPLVRIPRFEFESLYVSSLGLLGADIIILLKAQNPNSFELYLNDFEGTLNINKQKWAELKIPETLAFASDEWTDMGFQIRLEFLSMGRTVRDLLSGEDALFYDYQGDILLGSSLELLKEATLPMNLSGEIGLTKPSSTTEGQHSSEKIEETIADNLLNLFGAYSR from the coding sequence ATGGTTCCCTTTTTAAGGAAAATTTCTGTAATCGGACTTGTTGCACTGCTGTCCTCTTCCTGCGTCAGCATAAAAGAGATCATTCAGGAGCCCGAAGTCTCCATAATCGACGTCTCTATTTCTGAGCTGAGCTATTTTGATATCACACTTGAAATGGAACTCCTCGTAAGCAATCCCAATCCTGTCGGGATTCAGCTGGCAGGGCTGGACTATGATTTACTCCTGGATGAAGTGTCTTTCATCAAAGGGGATCAGGATGATGAAATAACTGTGGCTGCCGGGGGCACCTCCACCGTGGTCATTCCCATCACAATGAACTATCAGAATCTGTATCAGACGGTCAGCTCTCTTGCGGACTCCCGTGATGCGGATTATCAAATTGTGACAGGCCTGAGTTTTATGCTCCCCGTTTTGGGAAAGCAGAGGCTGGAATTGTCCCACCAGGGGCAGTTCCCTCTTGTCCGCATTCCCCGCTTTGAGTTTGAAAGCCTCTATGTCAGCTCCTTGGGCCTCCTTGGGGCGGATATTATCATCCTGCTGAAGGCTCAGAATCCCAATTCATTTGAACTCTATTTGAACGATTTTGAAGGAACCCTGAACATCAATAAACAAAAGTGGGCGGAATTGAAAATTCCTGAGACCCTTGCTTTTGCTTCCGATGAATGGACGGATATGGGGTTTCAGATCCGATTGGAATTTCTATCCATGGGCCGGACAGTGAGAGATCTCCTGTCGGGAGAGGACGCTCTTTTTTATGACTATCAGGGAGACATCCTCCTAGGATCTTCACTGGAATTGTTGAAAGAAGCCACCTTGCCCATGAACCTCTCTGGAGAAATCGGGCTGACCAAGCCGTCCAGCACAACAGAAGGCCAGCACAGTTCCGAAAAAATCGAAGAAACCATTGCCGACAATCTTCTGAATCTCTTTGGAGCCTATTCCCGCTGA
- a CDS encoding iron-containing alcohol dehydrogenase, with translation MDNFIFRNPTKIYFGKGMENSTGEAVGEFSHNILLHYGGGSIKKTGLYERITASLKSAGVTWTELPGVMPNPRLSLVQEGIRICREKNIDFILAVGGGSVIDSAKAIAAGVPYEGDVWDFCENKAVPEEAIGLGAVLTIPAAGSESSNRAVITKEEGQLKRAFGSDLLYPDFSILNPELAMTLPPYQRACGIADMMAHLLERYFTNSSPVELTDRMIEAVLKTVIHNGPSVMMDGDTYDAWAEIMWSGAIAHNGSLNTGRLGDWATHQIEHELSGIYDVAHGAGLSALFPHWMRYVINQDLKRFVQIAVRVWNVDQNFKSDEETAYAGIEALEQFWRSLGLPTTLSELGIPGDRLEEMAGKCAGETEKPQGQFVKLYKKDVQAILEMAL, from the coding sequence ATGGACAATTTTATTTTCAGAAATCCAACTAAAATCTATTTCGGTAAGGGAATGGAAAACAGCACCGGCGAAGCGGTCGGTGAATTCAGCCACAATATCCTCCTCCATTATGGCGGCGGTTCAATCAAGAAAACCGGTCTGTATGAGCGGATCACTGCCTCATTGAAATCGGCAGGGGTGACTTGGACGGAGCTTCCGGGGGTCATGCCGAATCCGCGTCTATCTCTGGTACAGGAAGGAATCAGGATCTGCCGGGAAAAAAACATCGACTTTATCCTGGCCGTGGGAGGCGGGTCTGTTATCGACTCTGCCAAGGCAATCGCCGCTGGTGTTCCCTATGAGGGTGATGTGTGGGATTTTTGCGAAAACAAAGCCGTACCGGAAGAGGCTATCGGATTGGGTGCGGTATTGACTATCCCCGCAGCCGGCAGCGAATCAAGCAATAGAGCCGTTATAACGAAGGAAGAGGGGCAGTTGAAAAGGGCTTTTGGATCAGATCTGCTGTATCCTGATTTTTCAATTTTAAATCCGGAACTGGCTATGACCCTTCCTCCCTATCAGAGAGCCTGCGGAATTGCGGATATGATGGCCCATCTCCTGGAACGATACTTTACTAACTCCTCCCCTGTGGAGCTGACAGACAGGATGATCGAAGCCGTCTTGAAAACGGTCATCCATAACGGGCCTTCTGTTATGATGGACGGAGATACATACGATGCCTGGGCCGAGATCATGTGGTCCGGAGCCATTGCTCACAACGGCAGCCTGAATACGGGACGTCTGGGAGACTGGGCCACACATCAGATCGAACATGAGCTTAGCGGTATTTATGACGTGGCTCATGGGGCAGGACTGTCTGCATTATTCCCCCATTGGATGCGTTATGTGATCAATCAGGACCTCAAGCGTTTCGTTCAGATTGCCGTGCGGGTCTGGAATGTGGACCAGAATTTCAAATCTGATGAAGAGACGGCGTATGCCGGAATCGAGGCGTTGGAACAGTTCTGGCGGTCTTTGGGACTGCCCACAACTCTGTCAGAGCTGGGAATCCCCGGGGACAGGCTGGAGGAAATGGCCGGTAAATGCGCCGGAGAAACAGAGAAACCACAAGGGCAGTTTGTAAAATTATATAAAAAAGATGTACAGGCTATTCTGGAAATGGCTCTCTAG